One Natator depressus isolate rNatDep1 chromosome 6, rNatDep2.hap1, whole genome shotgun sequence DNA window includes the following coding sequences:
- the LOC141989887 gene encoding olfactory receptor 5J3-like, producing the protein MAGGNHSMVTQFILLECSIPFFTAFRVIYVLTLVRNLRMIVLIRVDPRLHTPMYFFLSNLSVVDLCYSLVFAPRMLVNFLVGRKSISYSACITQHFSFVMFLTKEGFLLALMAYDRYVAICNPVLYTAVMSKRVCFRLVASSYVGGLVNSLTHTYGLLKLSFCGPNVISHYFCDTNPLLKLACSDNYISEILLVMFSGIIATSTLLIVIISYLYILFSILRIHSATGRQKAFSTSASHLTAVTMLYGPVSLSHIQPSSTYSLEQEKISAVFYTLVVPMLNPLIYSLRNKEVKDALKRVIDWKNILS; encoded by the coding sequence ATGGCTGGGGGCAATCACAGCATGGTGACCCAGTTCATCCTCCTGGAATGCAGCATACCCTTCTTCACAGCTTTCCGGGTGATCTATGTTCTTACGCTGGTGAGGAATCTCAGGATGATCGTATTGATCAGGGTTGATCCCCGACTCCatacccccatgtacttcttcctcagTAACCTGTCTGTCGTTGACCTCTGCTACTCCTTAGTCTTCGCTCCAAGGATGCTAGTGAATTTCTTAGTGGGGCGTAAAAGCATTTCTTACTCTGCCTGCATTACCCAACACTTCTCTTTCGTCATGTTTTTGACCAAAGAAGGGTTCCTGCTGGCTCTGATGGCATACGACCGCTATGTAGCCATCTGTAACCCTGTGCTCTACACTGCTGTTATGTCTAAGAGAGTCTGTTTTCGTCTAGTGGCCAGCTCATATGTAGGGGGGCTCGTGAACTCACTGACCCACACATATGGCTTGCTGAAGTTGTCATTCTGTGGGCCCAATGTCATCAGTCATTACTTTTGTGACACTAACCCATTGCTGAAGCTCGCCTGCTCTGATAACTACATCAGTGAGATTTTGCTCGTAATGTTCTCTGGGATTATTGCCACATCCACCCTCCTGATTGTCATCATCTCTTATCTGTACATCCTCTTCTCTATCCTGAGGATCCACTCTGCCACGGGCAGGCAGAAAGCCTTCTCCACCTCTGCCTCTCATCTGACAGCTGTCACCATGCTCTATGGACCTGTAAGCTTAAGCCACATACAACCCAGTTCCACCTACTCGCTGGAACAGGAGAAAATCTCTGCTGTGTTTTATACCCTGGTGGTCCCCATGCTGAACCCCCTTAtttacagcctgaggaacaaggaggttaAGGATGCTCTTAAGAGGGTGATAGACTGGAAAAACATTCTCAGCTAA